The Calypte anna isolate BGI_N300 chromosome 2, bCalAnn1_v1.p, whole genome shotgun sequence genome includes a window with the following:
- the LOC115597955 gene encoding zinc finger protein 282-like: MAGLRVGRAEAVSVPVSVRVLRLEVRLARAERQLSAALALRGRLRALERRLENGGGCGAPGRGAGGTGVREAGRARERPVPVSLEDVWVQFSKREWRALRGWQRALHRAVLRSTARTPRSSRTPRSAGKGPDATGSGRERARGWEREVGKVPCGRDPPAEPPLPPPAGLGAPGGDARDCPERGNRACAGSCGDTDGRGDPAETGDEDSSIRIKQEEELCGADQQEREAGEEPCPEEVFYDPEAPSQARSSRELPGPEDLPRDPDTGFQTYGTDVLSWIKQEEEPCTPDRQGLGREGICAAASTVPDGSSRRAPQADCFETPPSDSETPGRPGEKFSKDLVPRVPWDAHWGSEMMETTSSRSSLGGDPQPSRGFAEHLGVCSPQENVVGRGPHGRSERNPHQQGDLQPPQAGEMCPGPTSEGNLSARVFHPLHPQPCAPEQKDSEPGAAPPSCTQGTQNPPGATRPRDPPGGEQLPLESQENFPRESHSGSPCWEEAEERGRQQQGRGKSYICSHCGKSFVCHSWLVRHRMTHTGERPYKCSECDKSYRRKDYLLNHQRRHSGQGLLQCPLCGKSFVLRRSFLKHQESHVQEPPLGLGGWSCAELRGPLMHPL; the protein is encoded by the exons ATGGCGGGTCTCCGTGTGGGGCGAGCGGAGGCGGTGTCGGTGCCGGTGTCGGTGCGGGTGCTGCGGCTGGAGGTGCGGCTGGCGCGGGCGGAGCGGCAGCTGAGCGCAGCCCTGGCGCTGCGGGGCCGCCTGCGGGCGCTGGAGCGGCGGCTGGAGAACGGCGGAGGCTGCGGGGCCCCGGGGAGAGGAGCGGGCGGGACCGGCGTCCGGGAGGCCGGGAGAGCCCGGGAAAGGCCGGTGCCGGTGAGCCTGGAGGACGTCTGGGTCCAGTTCAGCAAGCGGGAGTGGCGGGCGCTGCGGGGCTGGCAGCGGGCCCTGCACCGCGCCGTGCTGAGGAGCACCGCCCGCACGCCCCGCTCCTCCCGCACGCCCCGCTCCGCCGGTAAGGGCCCGGACGCCACCGGCAGCGGCCGGGAGAGAGCCCGCGGGTGGGAGCGGGAGGTTGGGAAGGTCCCGTGCGGGAGGGACCCCCCGGCTGAGCCCCCCCTCCCGCCTCCCGCAGGGCTGGGCGCTCCCGGAGGGGATGCCCGGGACTGCCCGGAGCGGGGGAACCGAGCGTGTGCGGGGAGCTGCGGGGACACCGACGGGAGAGGTGACCCCGCGGAGACTGGCGACG AAGACAGCAGCATCCGTATTAAGCAAGAGGAAGAGTTGTGTGGTGCAGATCAgcaggagagggaggctggagaagagcCCTGCCCGG AGGAAGTGTTTTATGATCCTGAGGCTCCAAGCCaggccaggagcagcagggagctgccaggaCCTGAGGACCTCCCCAGAGACCCTGACACGG GATTCCAGACGTATGGAACTGATGTTTTGTCATGGATTAAACAAGAGGAGGAGCCGTGCACCCCAGACAGACAAGGCCTGGGGAGAGAAGGGATCTGTGCAGCTGCAAGTACAG TGCCCGATGGAAGCTCCAGGAGGGCCCCTCAGGCAGATTGCTTTGAAACCCCCCCGAGTGACTCAGAGACACCAGGAAGACCTGGAGAGAAATTTTCCAAGGACCTTGTCCCCAGAGTGCCGTGGGATGCTCACTGGGGTTCAGAAATGATGGAAAcaaccagcagcaggagcagcctcgggggtgaccCTCAGCCCAGCCGAGGGTTTGCTGAGCACTTGGGTGTCTGCAGCCCCCAGGAAAACGTCGTGGGGAGGGGACCCCACGGCAGAAGTGAGAGGAACCCCCACCAGCAGGGAGACCTCCAGCCTCCTCAGGCAGGGGAGATGTGTCCAGGCCCCACGTCTGAGGGGAATCTCAGTGCCAGGGTTTTCCACCCGCTGCACCCGCAGCCCTGCGCCCCGGAGCAGAAGGACTcggagccaggagctgctcccccaTCCTGCACCCAGGGGACACAGAACCCCCCGGGGGCAACCCGGCCCCGGGACCCCcctggaggggagcagctgcctctggAAAGCCAGGAGAACTTCCCGAGGGAAAGCCACTCGGGCAGCCCCTGctgggaagaggctgaggagaggggcaggcagcagcagggcaggggcaaGTCCTACATCTGCAGCCACTGCGGGAAGAGCTTCGTCTGCCACTCGTGGCTGGTGAGGCACCGGATGACACACACCGGGGAGAGGCCCTACAAGTGCTCCGAGTGTGACAAGAGCTACAGGAGGAAGGATTACCTGCTGAACCACCAGCGGAGGCACTCGGGACAGGGGCTCCTCCAGTGCCCCCTCTGCGGGAAGAGCTTCGTGCTCAGGAGGAGTTTCCTGAAACACCAGGAAAGCCACGTGCAGGAACCCCCCCTGGGCCTGGGGGGCTGGTCCTGTGCAGAGCTCCGGGGACCCCTGATGCACCCCCTATAG